One part of the Tenacibaculum sp. 190130A14a genome encodes these proteins:
- a CDS encoding 2TM domain-containing protein: MENKFIEEKKYLAAKKRIKQIKGFYAHAFVNVISIIIIVTVNLVFSPWFHWFWFAVAGIVIVTFIHWMLVFGQNVFGFGEDWEEKKIKEYLNKKE; the protein is encoded by the coding sequence ATGGAAAACAAATTTATAGAAGAAAAAAAATACTTAGCAGCAAAGAAGAGAATCAAGCAGATAAAAGGCTTTTATGCACACGCTTTCGTTAATGTAATTTCAATAATTATTATCGTAACGGTAAACCTAGTATTCTCACCATGGTTCCATTGGTTTTGGTTTGCAGTAGCAGGAATTGTAATAGTAACTTTTATTCATTGGATGTTAGTGTTTGGTCAGAATGTGTTTGGTTTTGGAGAAGATTGGGAAGAGAAAAAAATTAAAGAGTATTTAAATAAAAAGGAGTAA
- a CDS encoding 2TM domain-containing protein, translated as MKKIDNMENLSEEYRYARAKKRVEKIKGLYIHLIVTILVIPFLIFINLKFVPHFHWFYYAGGGMLIGLFFHWFGIYGLERMGLGKDWEQKKINEYLKERE; from the coding sequence ATGAAAAAAATAGATAACATGGAAAATCTGTCGGAAGAATATAGATACGCAAGAGCTAAAAAAAGGGTTGAAAAAATAAAGGGATTATACATTCATCTTATTGTAACCATACTTGTAATACCATTTCTAATTTTTATCAATTTAAAATTTGTTCCTCATTTTCATTGGTTTTATTATGCTGGAGGAGGAATGTTGATAGGTCTGTTTTTTCATTGGTTCGGTATTTATGGATTGGAAAGAATGGGTTTAGGAAAAGATTGGGAACAAAAAAAGATTAATGAATACTTAAAAGAAAGAGAGTAA